From Maniola hyperantus chromosome 21, iAphHyp1.2, whole genome shotgun sequence, the proteins below share one genomic window:
- the Rcd-1 gene encoding CCR4-NOT transcription complex subunit 9: protein MNSNMSAQQSPANMQAVVDREKIYTWILELCNPETRENALLELSKKREVVPDLAPMLWHSFGTIAALLQEITNIYVAMIPPTLTAHQSNRVCNALALMQCVASHPETRSAFLQAHVPLFLYPFLHTVSKTRPFEYLRLTSLGVIGALVKTDEQEVITFLLTTEIIPLCLRIMENGSELSKTVATFILQKILLDDSGLSYICQTYDRFSHVAMILGKMVLSLAKDPSARLLKHVVRCYLRLSDNPRAREALRQCLPDQLRDATFTTCLQEDNSTKHWLAQLIKNLEAQPTSASPAQPNM, encoded by the coding sequence ATGAACAGTAATATGAGCGCACAACAAAGCCCGGCTAACATGCAGGCCGTTGTGGATAGAGAAAAGATTTACACATGGATTCTGGAGCTGTGCAACCCGGAAACACGAGAGAATGCTCTTTTGGAGCTAAGTAAGAAACGTGAAGTTGTACCAGACTTGGCGCCAATGTTATGGCACAGCTTCGGAACAATTGCAGCGCTGTTGCAAGAGATAACTAATATCTACGTGGCGATGATACCTCCCACACTTACAGCGCACCAGAGCAACAGGGTATGCAACGCTTTAGCATTAATGCAGTGTGTAGCATCCCACCCTGAAACTAGATCAGCGTTCCTCCAAGCCCACGTGCCTTTGTTCCTCTACCCTTTTCTACACACTGTGTCGAAAACCCGCCCTTTCGAATACCTCCGTCTAACCAGCCTTGGAGTGATCGGTGCGCTAGTCAAAACCGATGAGCAAGAGGTTATCACTTTCCTCCTTACAACAGAGATAATACCACTATGTTTACGTATCATGGAAAATGGCTCTGAGCTATCAAAGACAGTAGCAACTTTTATATTGCAGAAGATATTGTTAGATGACAGTGGCTTGAGTTATATTTGTCAGACATATGACAGATTTTCACATGTGGCTATGATATTGGGAAAGATGGTGCTTTCCCTTGCCAAAGACCCTTCGGCAAGATTATTGAAACATGTTGTACGTTGCTACCTCCGCCTTTCTGACAATCCCAGGGCAAGAGAGGCATTGCGACAGTGTCTTCCGGACCAGTTGAGGGATGCTACTTTTACGACATGCCTTCAAGAGGACAACTCCACTAAGCACTGGCTCGCTCAGTTAATCAAGAACTTAGAGGCCCAACCTACGTCTGCCAGCCCCGCTCAGCCAAATATGTAA